From the Callospermophilus lateralis isolate mCalLat2 chromosome 10, mCalLat2.hap1, whole genome shotgun sequence genome, the window CCCCAGCCCCGGAGGTGCCCTAGAGCGCTTCTTTTTCCCTCAGCGGCCACTCCATAGCGCCCACCGTGCGGTGCCTCCAACTCTGCGCTGGAAGAAAACCTTCCCGCGCGCCGGCAGAATCTCGGCGCCTTCTAAGTGACTGGGAGGTTCGGCTGTAGCCGGTTCTCCGCTAACTTTCAAAGAATAAACTTTGACAATCCGGAGAAAGCCAGCTCAGCTCCCCCTCCTTCAGAGTGCCGCGTCTCCCAGAGCTCTGAtgcaaagagcagtccctgtggagtcCCGAAGGCACAGGCCGGTCGGCGACATGGGGAACGCTGAGCGAGCGCCACGTTCTCGGAGCTCTCAGGCTGCACCcacgctgctgctgctgctcgcGGCGGTTGCAGTGCTGTTTATAGTGCCCGGCGCGCATGGGCGCCCAGCGGAGGAGGACGAAGAGCTGGTGCTGCCCGCCCTGGAGCGCGCCGAAGGACAGGAGACCACGCGCCTCCGCCTAGACGCGTTTGGCCAGCGGCTGCACCTGAAGCTGCAGCCCGACCGCGGCTTCTTGTCGCCAGGCTTTACACTCCAGACTGTGGGGCGCAAACCCGCGCCTGAGGCGCAGCGTCTGGACCCCGCCGGCGACCTAGCACACTGCTTCTACTCTGGCACCGTTAATGGTGACCCCAGCTCTGCCGCAGCCCTCAGCCTCTGCGAGGGCGTGCGTggcgccttctacctgcaaggcgAGGAGTTCTTCATCCAGCCGGCACCCGCAGCTGCCACTGAGCGCCTCGCCCCCGCCGCCGCCGAGGAGGAGCCGATCAAGCGGCCTCAGTTCCATCTCCTGCGGCGGAGGCGGCGGGGCGGTGGTGGCGCCAAGTGTGGAGTCATGGACGATGAGACCCTGCCCGCGAGGGGTGCAGAACAAGAGGGAGAAGACCTTGGAACGCAGTGGCCTCAGCGGGACCCGGAGCCTCAACACGTGGGACAGCCAACAGGTAGAAAAGTTTTCCCTACTTGGTTCTCCATTCATTCCCCTCTCCCCATTTTCTCTAGCCACCGTGACTTGGTAGACTCCTACTTGCATTCAGGAGAATGTGTCTGCAGACAAGACGGAGACCTGGAATGATTTTTGAGGTTAATGGTGGTAAGCCTAAGATTGAGTTAATAAAATCCTACTTTAGAACATTTAATTCCATTTAATTCTACCGAATAATGAACAACGAAGAAAGAACAGACAAATCGATTTTCGGCAGACGTAGGCAAAACGTTTCAATTGAGAAGGGAGCGTTTAACCTGACTTCTACACCTTGGTTAAGTGTGCATTTGTGACTTcttacctttaatttctttttaacgaTTCTGTGTGTGCGCTTTGACTGGGTTGCAGCTTCGCGCTGTTTTGTAACTACTGTTTTTGCATGCTCTCGGTCGGCGCTCAGAAGAGGGCGGAGACCGAGAAGGCAGAAGAGCGATGGTGATCTCCGACAGTGCTTATGAGCCTAGGCGACTGCGCTACTGCGTTATCTATTCTGTGGGCTTCTGTTCCCTTCCCCCTCTTTAAAGTCTGACCCTGGACGGCTGGCGGCTGCGGGGCCGCTCTGCAGAACCTGCTTGGGAGGTCTTTGCGCAGTTTGCCCCGCCTCCCAGCGCCTCCTATTCGCCTCCGGATTTGCGCTCCCTCTCGCGGCCATAATCCTACTCTCTAGCACTGTTGAGTGTTAGGGGCCGCCGAGCTTTCCTGCTACGCCTCCAGTCTTCTCCTGAGTCTCTGTGTGCAGTGcttattattcattttttccaCTTTATCACTCCGATGTCTTTATTCCTTGAGTTTTTCCACGTGTCTTGATTTTGAATTTCCCTTTTGCGTTTGCTCTTATGTTCCTGGGAGGAATTACGCGGTCATAGCCCAGTTTAGGACCTGCAGGCGAGAAGGCTCTCAGTCCGTAGTCCGAGGGCTCTTTACCAAATTATGAACGGTGATTTGAGGCAGAAACTTATTTCTCTGGGGCAATGAGATTGGGGCAACAGGCTGCTGGGCAGAGTGGGTGGTCCTTGTGCCCGGAATTGGCAAACGCATAACACCCAAGGGACCCCTGGAATGAGAAAGCTGAGCAATGCAGGCTGAGATTCCTCAGGCCCAGCCCCTTGGCAgcagccccagccctgccctaGGCTTTCCACGTGGAGCCCGATGATCTCATTCAGGATTTGAGTCCTGGCCTCAAGAGTGAAAGAGTGACTCAGGGAGCTCTGCCTGCTGCCCTTGCTCCAAGTTTTTACTACAGCTGAGTAGGGTGATGTGACTTCAAAGGAACAAAAGAAACCCTGCTCTCTTACACATGAAAACCGCCAGATCTCTCCAAGCAGTACACGGTCTTTTTATTTAaagcaaaggagaaaaaaaaaaaaaaaaaactttaaaaattatattttcaataaaaacgtgcaaatatttttgttattgttttctaaGTATATTTAGGTTTTATTTGCTTTGACTAGTTAGGCTTTCCTTATATACTCAAGGAAGGTAACTATTCTTGGAGAGACTGCCCACAAGCAAACTGTCCTTGTTTCTTTACAGGAACTGGAAGCATAAGAAAGAAGCGATTTGTGTCCAGCCCCCGCTATGTGGAAACCATGCTTGTGGCCGACCAGTCAATGGCAGAGTTCCATGGCAGTGACCTAAAGCATTACCTTCTCACCTTGTTCTCGGTGGCAGCCAGGTTGTACAAATACCCTAGCATTCGAAATTCCATCAGCCTCGTGGTGGTGAAGATTTTAGTTATCTATGAGGAGCAGAAGGGGCCAGAAGTGACCTCCAATGCTGCACTCACTCTGCGGAACTTCTGCAACTGGCAAAAACAGCACAATCCTCCCAGTGACCGGGATGCAGAACACTATGACACAGCGATTCTTTTTACCAGAGAGGTGAGGAGGAGATAATGTCAATGACCATATTGTCCACTTAAGAATCAGCATAATACCAACTGAATAAAAAGAtttcaataatattttttttcacttaattttttaaattggttagCATGGTCCATATTGCTTATTTTCAGCTGTAATCTTAATGTCTCAAGTTTTAcattatttagtttttaaaaacattaggACGGGTTTTGATTAGAGTCACATAGAGTCTTTAGCTAAACAATAATGAATGTAAATGCTCCCAAATGTAGATAAAGACACACCTTGCTAGAAACTAAAATTCAAAGGTTCCCATTGTTCATATTAATAAAGACTGATCTTTACTCCTTATAGGACTTATGTGGGACTCAGACATGTGATACTCTTGGAATAGCTGATGTTGGAACTGTGTGTGATCCCAGCAGAAGCTGCTCAGTCATAGAAGATGATGGTTTACAAGCTGCTTTCACCACAGCCCATGAATTAGGTAAGTCTGTTTCAGAGTATAAATTAAAGCCCAATTAATGAATTCAAACTGATGAAGCAATATATTGATTTGAGAGGAGAGTCTGCAGATTATATTGCTACCAGTGTGTCTTAGAAATTATAGTTtctgctctttgaaatatgaccatGTTTATTAGAATAAAACCTAAAATAGTATGAACTATGGATATATGGAACTTGACATTTCTGTAcaccaggtaaaaaaaataaacattgtcTCCAAAATAGATTGTCTCCTAAATAGACTTCTTCCTGTAGAAATATGACTTGGAGACAGATGAATCCCTGTAGGGAGAAAAAAGTATTGTTTCAAGTGATCTCTATTTCAGTTTTGGTTTTCGATTGCTTCCTAGGCCACGTGCTGAACATGCTTCATGATGATTCGAAGCAGTGTGCCAGCCTTAACGCTGGGAACCAGGGTTCCCACATGATGGCCTCAATGCTCTCCAATTTGGATCACAGCCATCCTTGGTCTCCCTGCAGTGCCTACATGATCACATCATTTCTGGATAATGGTCATGGTAAGATACTTTAGCTGCTCTCTTTAGAAAACATCCCAACTTTCATGTATAGAGTTCTAATTAACcaagctctttttaatttttttttttttttttgtattttcaaaatTACATTTTACTGTCAAGCTCATAGATATTCAGATCTTAATTCCTGATAAAAGATAATGTTTCTGGCTGAGTAGCTCCCAGAGTCCATTCATTCATATTTTAGCAGAATAATAGCTTCCTGTCATTGATAATCCAGAAATCCTCTATTAAGCATAATATCTTAGTGATAATATAAATCTCTCTGGCATTTTCTCCCAGAGCTCTGCATATTAGATTACTTTGCTATGCATTAATTCAtatgatgaatattttgagaaaccaTGATCTACACTTTGCATTATTTCTTTAAGTACTCATTAataatgtgtttttctttttttgtttgttgtgtttttggttttttttgtaggGGAATGTTTGATGGACAAGCCCCAGAATCCCATACGGCTACCATCTGATCTCCCTGGCACCTTGTATGACGTTAACCGGCAGTGCCAGTTTATGTTCGGGGAAGAGTCCAAACACTGCCCAGACCCAGCCAGCACATGTGCCACCTTGTGGTGCAATGTCAACTCGCCCTCTGGTGTGCTGATGTGCCAAACCAAGCACTTCCCCTGGGCGGATGGCACCAGCTGTGGGGAAGGGAAATGGTGTATCAACAGCAAGTGTGTGAACAAGACAGACAAGAAGCATTTTGATGTGAGTTTTTCCCCCAGAACATATTTACACCCCTTTAAAATTCAGAAGTGAAAAAGCAAAGTGATGTTAAAAGGTTTCTTGCCAAGATAAATACCCTAATCTGTGGGAATTCCTCCAGTGGGAATGCAAGATAGCTTATTTTTGGAATTCagtctttttctcatattttttcttttattccctaAAATGGTCTCTTTGGAGAATTCTGACACTGATGATTTGTGTTGCCCTTTAGGCCCCTGTTCATGGAAGCTGGGGATCATGGGGATCCTGGGGAGATTGTTCGAGAACCTGCGGTGGAGGAGTTCAGTATACAATAAGGGAATGTGACAACCCAGTCCCAAAGAATGGAGGAAAGTACTGTGAAGGCAAACGAGTGCGCTACAGGTCCTGTAACGTGGAGGACTGTCCAGACAACAATGGTGAGCAGCAGTGAGCTTGTGCTTTCAGAAATAAGATGAGTACACAAAAGGCAGTTCAAGGCCAGAAATTGATAATGTCATCATGTCATTCTTTTTCCAGGAAAAACCTTTAGGGAGGAACAGTGTGAGGCACACAATGAGTTTTCAAAAGCCTTTGGAAGCGGGCCTGTGGTGGAGTGGACCCCCAAGTATGCTGGTGTCTCACCAAAGGACAGGTGCAAGCTCATTTGTCAAGCCAAAGGAATCGGCTACTTCTTTGTTTTACAGCCCAAGGTAGACATTTTTACCATTATTTTTTCCCCCATCTAGGAGCCAAGGTCTTGgcttgatacttttttttttttttttttttttcatgcatccTT encodes:
- the Adamts1 gene encoding A disintegrin and metalloproteinase with thrombospondin motifs 1, whose product is MQRAVPVESRRHRPVGDMGNAERAPRSRSSQAAPTLLLLLAAVAVLFIVPGAHGRPAEEDEELVLPALERAEGQETTRLRLDAFGQRLHLKLQPDRGFLSPGFTLQTVGRKPAPEAQRLDPAGDLAHCFYSGTVNGDPSSAAALSLCEGVRGAFYLQGEEFFIQPAPAAATERLAPAAAEEEPIKRPQFHLLRRRRRGGGGAKCGVMDDETLPARGAEQEGEDLGTQWPQRDPEPQHVGQPTGTGSIRKKRFVSSPRYVETMLVADQSMAEFHGSDLKHYLLTLFSVAARLYKYPSIRNSISLVVVKILVIYEEQKGPEVTSNAALTLRNFCNWQKQHNPPSDRDAEHYDTAILFTREDLCGTQTCDTLGIADVGTVCDPSRSCSVIEDDGLQAAFTTAHELGHVLNMLHDDSKQCASLNAGNQGSHMMASMLSNLDHSHPWSPCSAYMITSFLDNGHGECLMDKPQNPIRLPSDLPGTLYDVNRQCQFMFGEESKHCPDPASTCATLWCNVNSPSGVLMCQTKHFPWADGTSCGEGKWCINSKCVNKTDKKHFDAPVHGSWGSWGSWGDCSRTCGGGVQYTIRECDNPVPKNGGKYCEGKRVRYRSCNVEDCPDNNGKTFREEQCEAHNEFSKAFGSGPVVEWTPKYAGVSPKDRCKLICQAKGIGYFFVLQPKVVDGTPCSPDSTSVCVQGQCVKAGCDHIIDSKKKFDKCGICGGNGSTCKKISGSIASAKPGYHDIVTIPSGATNIDVKHRNQRGSRNNGSFLAIKVADGTYILNGDFTLSTLEQDITYKGMVLWYSGSSAALERIRSFSPLKEPLTIQVLTVGNALRPKIKYTYFVKKKKESFNAIPTFSEWVIGEWGECSKSCGLGLQRRLVECRDINGQPASECAKEVKPESTRPCADLPCPHWQLGEWSPCSKTCGKGYKKRTLKCLSHDGGVLSHENCDPSKKPKHYIDFCTIAECS